Proteins from a genomic interval of Trichoderma breve strain T069 chromosome 2, whole genome shotgun sequence:
- a CDS encoding YCII-related domain-containing protein, with amino-acid sequence MAARLTARRLLSPLSQIQRPFIRTMATAPPTEYEFVLVIPDKPGPEVRAKRLEVRPQHFSDMTPTLKDGWLKMGGGILNEVPADDNDPNTFDFAGSIMVLVAKSKEDAINKVKDDIYVRAGVWDLEKAQVYPYKNGFRFE; translated from the exons ATGGCTGCTCGCCTCACTGCTCGCCGTCTCTTATCACCACTCTCCCAAATCCAGCGTCCTTTCATCCGCACAATGGCTACGGCACCGCCCACCGAATATGAGTTTGTTCTTGTCATCCCGGACAAGCCTGGCCCCGAGGTTCGGGCCAAGCGTCTCGAAGTGAGGCC CCAGCATTTCAGTGACATGACCCCCACTCTCAAGGACGGATGGCTGAAGATGGGTG GCGGCATTCTCAACGAGGTTCCCGCAGATGACAACGACCCAAACACATTTGACTTTGCTGGCAGTATCATGGTTTTGGTTGCAAAGTCCAAGGAGGACGCTATAAACAAGGTCAAGGACGATATTTATGTGAGAGCCGGTGTTTGGGATCTTGAAAAG
- a CDS encoding fes/CIP4, and EFC/F-BAR homology domain-containing protein — protein MAEVDVPTFGAELKDGFKAANAWVNNGITWLDEIQQFYRDRAAIEKEYSAKLDALAKKYFEKKNRKISQLSVGDTPTLTPGSLESASLTTWSTQLTTLESRASEHDRYANNLLSQVAEPLKFYNNRFDDLRKRHADYADKLEASRDAVYADLRKIKTKYDGTCQELESKRKKTESHYDKAKAQNAYQQQLFDMNNAKNTYLIAINVANKQKEKYYHEYVPEVMDSLQDLSEFKTLKLNFLWDVATRLESTMLQQSNGMIEHQGKEIQRNLPHLDSMMYMRHNMGAFQEPADKAFEPSPVWHDDDLMIVDETAKIYLRNVLTKSKGQLGELRREVDKKRKEVESMKRVKERVREGKEKKDEVEVIRTLFAMQEDLIAVDQKRLTAEVETTTITTAVGDVTLGAKNHNFKSQTFKIPTNCDLCGDRIWGLSAKGFDCRDCGYTCHSKCEMKVPADCPGEQNKEERKKLKAERQAATNKLLTPDPASMSNESLARSNTMNSTTAPVAAVKTTAAAPAKRNRVIAPPPTAYISAPPAGSTNGNAEREEKKGKVLYQFDAGGDGELSVAEGKEVVILEPDDGSGWIKVRDGYKEGLVPATYLDLNFTPSTSSASARPSSTYSTSTTSSLALSAASRKKGPAVAPKRGAKKLQYVEALYDYTAQSDAEHSMTEGERFVLVKEDSGDGWAEVEKAGVTASVPANYIQAV, from the exons ATGGCCGAGGTGGACGTGCCCACCTTTGGCGCAGAGCTAAAG GATGGCTTCAAGGCGGCCAACGCCTGGGTCAACAATGGCATTACCTGGCTCGACGAGATCCAGCAGTTCTACCGCGATCGCGCCGCCATCGAAAAAGAATACAGCGCAAAGCTCGATgcgctggccaagaagtactttgagaagaagaataggAAGATCTCTCAGCTGAGCGTTGGCGACACCCCGACTCTGACCCCCGGCTCGCTGGAGAG CGCTTCCTTGACGACCTGGTCCACGCAGCTTACGACGCTCGAATCTCGCGCCTCCGAACACGATCGCTATGCAAACAACCTCCTCTCCCAAGTGGCCGAGCCCCTTAAATTCTACAACAACCGCTTCGACGACTTGCGCAAGCGCCATGCCGACTATGCCGACAAGCTCGAAGCCAGCCGCGACGCCGTCTATGCTGATTTGCGCAAAATAAAGACAAAGTACGATGGCACATGCCAAGAGCTCGAGagcaagcgcaagaagacCGAGTCGCACtacgacaaggccaaggcccaGAACGcctaccagcagcagcttttcgACATGAACAACGCCAAGAACACCtacctcatcgccatcaatgttgccaacaagcaaaaggaaaaatacTACCACGAATATGTCCCCGAAGTCATGGATAGCTTACAGGACTTAAGCGAGTTCAAGACgctcaagctcaactttCTGTGGGATGTGGCGACTCGTCTGGAGAGCACCATGCTTCAACAGAGCAACGGCATGATCGAGCATCAAGGCAAGGAGATCCAGAGGAATCTGCCTCACTTGGACTCCATGATGTACATGCGTCACAACATGGGCGCCTTCCAAGAACCGGCAGACAAGGCCTTCGAACCAAGTCCCGTCTGGCACGACGACGACCTTATGATTGTGGACGAGACGGCTAAGATCTACCTGCGCAACGTACTAACCAAATCCAAGGGCCAGCTGGGGGAACTCCGGAGAGAGGTTGACAAGAAGCGCAAAGAGGTGGAATCTATGAAGCGGGTCAAGGAACGAGTTCgggaaggaaaggaaaagaaggacgaggTCGAAGTTATCCGCACGCTGTTCGCCATGCAAGAGGATCTGATTGCCGTGGACCAGAAACGGCTCACGGCCGAGGTCGaaaccaccaccatcacaaCTGCAGTTGGTGATGTTACGCTGGGGGCAAAGAACCACAACTTTAAGAGCCAGACCTTCAAGATACCGACCAATTGCGACTTGTGCGGTGATCGCATCTGGGGCTTGAGCGCCAAGGGATTCGACTGTCGAGACTGTGGCTACACATGTCACAGCAAATGCGAGATGAAGGTGCCTGCGGATTGTCCTGGCGAGCAGAATAAGGAGGAGCGAAAGAAACTCAAGGCTGAGCGCCAGGCCGCTACCAACAAGCTCCTCACGCCCGACCCGGCGTCCATGTCAAACGAGAGCCTGGCCCGATCCAATACCATGAACTCG ACCACCGCACCGGTTGCAGCCGTAAAGActacagctgcagctcccgcAAAGAGGAACAGAGTAATTGCACCCCCTCCCACAGCGTATATCTCGGCTCCACCAGCGGGTAGCACCAATGGCAATgcggaaagagaagaaaagaagggcaaggttCTGTACCAGTTTGATGccggtggtgatggagagcTGTCGGTAGCGGAAGGCAAAGAGGTGGTGATATTGGAACCCGATG ACGGCTCCGGCTGGATCAAGGTTCGTGATGGCTACAAGGAGGGTCTCGTACCGGCGACATATCTAGACCTCAACTTTACGCCGTCGACATCCTCGGCATCCGCTCGCCCATCCTCCACCTACTCCACgtcaacaacatcatcgcTGGCGCTCAGCGCCGCGTCACGGAAGAAGGGCCCTGCGGTAGCGCCCAAGAGAGGCGCCAAGAAGCTACAGTATGTGGAGGCTCTGTACGACTACACCGCTCAGAGCGACGCCGAGCATTCCATGACGGAGGGCGAGCGCTTCGTGCTGGTCAAGGAGGATTCCGGGGATGGCTGGGCGGAAGTCGAGAAGGCTGGTGTGACGGCCAGTGTGCCTGCTAATTACATCCAGGCTGTGTAG